DNA sequence from the Oryza brachyantha chromosome 5, ObraRS2, whole genome shotgun sequence genome:
ATTCAGATATGAATCGAGGATAGAGAAACTCCAAATATGGAGTTTCATGttctatttttagattataagataaattatcCGCTGAAGCAATTTTTTTCGTTCACATATTTTAGTTCTAGAACGGAGAatgagataaaatattattctcaTCAACTAAATCCTCAAGTGTAGCTCATAATCTTTAGCTCCTCAAACAAAGTGCGTGGGTTAAGGATAGccgtttgtttttgttttgttgggcCAAACCAACAAGTGAAGGGGCATATTTGGGGGAGATTTTTCTAGCTGTAGCTTTTCTCAGAAACTGCTTCTGTCAGAAGTTGCTTCAAATGGTCCAcggcttctgagaatctatagttatagattctgaaaaataaactaagaatccagaatctgaagaagctgggtttacgagcttttccagattctcaaaaACTAGTTAATAAGGAGCTGTTTCTAAAGCTCTCTCAAACAGGACTaagtagctgctgctgctgacaaaaaaaaaaggcctcCTCATTCCTGAATGAATGAGTGATGCaatgcagctgcagctgcagctgcagtaGCTCTGAACGATTGGACGTGTGATGACTCATGAATGGTGGTCGATCCATCCCTTCCTCTCAATTTTTACCGGAACCAATTGACCGAGTCGATAGCGCCAATTAACTAGCCCTCTATCCTGCGGACGTTCGCAGGGAAGCGATCCAACGGATAGACGACCCAGCGGGCCCACCCTCCATAGTCCATTTGATATTTAAGGCTTCCCTAATCTGGAACTCGAGATGCCATGTATTGTCGTACAAGGagatattttaagatattaaaaattttagtataaaatcatattatactacctccgttctatagtaatcttattttttatttttccgtatccaacatttgaccattcgtcttatttgaatttttttatgattaatatttttattattactagataataaaatatgaataatgctttatacatgactaagttttttaagtttttgcacaatttttttaaataagataaatggttaaacattggacacggaaaaacaaaaaataaaattattatgcgACGAAGTTAGTATGATTTTGTACGGGAAACAATTTGATTCCTCTAATTTTCTCGTGAAGATCCTCCAAACAGAAGAGGCCGTTAGGACTCGAAAGAATCAAGATATATACAGAGAAGAGGCACTTGCGTCTTGCATGGTAGCTATAAACAGTGCATATGAACAGCAAAAGTGATTGTACTGAAGAAAAACTTAGCTAGTGAGTAGTGACCAATGCATTGTTGGCTTGCTGCATGAGAGTGTGTGCCGGCCAAATCCCGAGCACCCTTAGCTTGCATTGGCAACAGAAGAAGCTAGATAACTGCACCCATGAAGTGTTCCATCCATCAGCAGCATCTGCCAAACTTCCTCTCATCTCATGCATGCCATCTCATGCATTCAGCATTTCAGCTTCAtcagtctctctctctctctctctctcggcaACAGAAGCTGAACACTGCAGCTTCAGTGTTCAGCTGCAGTGCCTTGGAGCTGATTCATGGCTGCATGCTGATGCTGCCCTGAACTGGAAAACTGGAGGCTAGCTACTGACGGCCATTTGCCATCGCAGAAATTCCAGTTGTTACAAAGTCTGCATGTACAGCATCTATCGCTGTTCGCTGCAAACTCTGCAAACTTTGCGCACATGCGGTTTGAAGGTGAAGCTACAAAGCCGAAATGCATCCTCCTTGTCTCGTTGCTAGCTCTGAATTTTCTGATGCATCGTCACATTCAGAGTGCATGTGTGTAGGGTGTACCTTTGCTTCAGTGGTGAGGAGAGAACGTTGTTGATTTGCTctgcatccatgcatgctgCTTGTGATGCATCAGGACTTCAGGACAGTATTCTTGCAGGCTAGTAAGCAGGGACAGAGTTAAGAGTCTGAAGCTCTGAAGGAACCAACTTGGTAAGGCTAGGCTTAGCAAGTTTGTGTGGCTTTGTGCATGCAGATACATGTgttgggggtggggggatTCGGATGACCTGGCATGGTTAAGCAATGACAGGCTAGCATAGTAAAAACGCAGGGAGAAATGGACAGAATAGCACAGTAAAAACACAGTAGCAAATCACTGTAGGtaaaaagtaatatatttattgtttcgTATTTTaacatattactgtagcaggtGAATCTATAGCCGTCCATCTCGAAACGGACGGATGGAATTCTTCCAATATCACCGTGTTGTTCATTCTCAGCCATTAGCATGGAATGACAGAGGATCCGATtcgggagggggggggggtgttgAACATTTTGTGCCAAACTTCTTATCATGATATTTAATTGCTGGTTGTCACCTCTGGCAAAAGATTCATCTAAGTCTCCATGTCCTCTTATCAGAGATAACCTATTTTTGCATTAAAAATTATGGGTTAAATTTTGCAATATACTATCTCTGTCCGAAAACATAAGCATTTCTAAGTTTTCattttatactataatataagtattgtTACACTGATTTCTATGATTTTAATCACTCCAATAATTTCAGAGCCAATTAGATGCTTAGAAAGAGAATCtaattagtgtaaaatttaaaaattgaccactgaattgactaaaagaaaatattttaatagctCCTTGGTCTATACTAAACAGTCTAGAAATGCTcgtatattttggaatggatgtagtatttttatagtatgcTATTGTGTTAGCATATTTCTTGGATACATTTGAACTCGTACAAAACCTTCAGCACCAAATCTTTTACTTACAAACTGACCTAAACATAAAACTTACcaagccaaattttatttctgaaaaaaaaagccaaacttATCTACTAAAAATTCAGGACAAATAAACAAAGTTTCTAGCAGAAGAGAATATCTTAGTAATTTAGCaactactatctccgttttatattgtaagtctttttaactttgtctaaattcattgattgataaatgtatatactttatatatgtgtctagatttattagcatctatataaatctaggtaatgctagaaagacttacattgcGGAACGGGTGGAGTAGATGAAAAACAAGGGAGGGAGAAATGCAGTCACAGATGCAAATTACAGCCTAGATAAATTATCCTTCCTTTTGTCATTATTAAGCACTACCAGTATTATAGTCAAGTTCTAAGCAGATACTAGAGTCACCCAGATATTGGGGCACACATAGAGTAACCTATTTTAGAGAGGTcatcatctaaaataattaagatgcaTGACATGACACTCTGGTTAAAAAGCCGAGTTAATGTCTGAAACATCCGTTTCTTCCTCAGTTATTCTTCATCTCCTATGTTTGGAGTTCTGAACATTGTTGTATGTAAGCATGGCAAACTGACCATACAATCACCTTGGCCCTGAGAGCTCAACAGCTTCCAGCTGAATTGAATCGTACTCATCTGGGCCAAAATTCACAGGGGGAGACAACATGAACTCCGGTGTGCTTGGCTTCGATCTGTTGACGTTTTTCAGAGCCTCCCATTTCTCTGCAGCCGATCCATCACTCTCTTCCAGCATCCTGACAATTTCAGACATGCTTGGACGATGATCTGGGCTGTACACTGTGCAGAGCAAAGCTATCTGAACCATCTCCTCCAACTCAGCAATGGCATAGCTATCTCTTAGTCTGCTGTCCACAAAAGAGCTTAGCTTGTTCTCTTCAAGAAGCTCCTTTGCCTGCAATAAGATGCATGTGATTAGTAACAGTTGATggcaattaaaatataaaaataagcgAAGAAGTGGTGTTTATTAGGAGGCTTGAAGTGCATTTGCTCAAATAAGAGATCTTTTACAGTGGAGCTGCTTGTTTCTTATTTCAGTTAAATGTTTGCATTGTTGTTCAGATAGTAAAGAGATAGTATTTCTTGGTATATATCTTAACTCTTGAAATTCTTATGGCATGACAATCCATGAAACGTTAATCTTAGTTTTCTTACATGGATAATTCTTCTATGACAGTCCAAGACGATATTTTCagaaatgttttcttttcatatttCGGTTTACTGATACGGTGCATACTCTTATGTACTATTTGTTTGCTATTCTGCCGGCATGGGCACAATcaattatgtaaaatattaGCAGTTAAGTAATATAGCACCAACAGTGACGCTGATAGTTGaataattactaaaaaaaagtctttAACTTCTTTCAGTGgacaaattatttatagagGAAATGAAGTATTCTTGCAATATATTAGCATTTAACAACGGACCTTATAGATTTCTGAACCTTGCTGATGAGAATAAACTAAATGAAAaggtttttttactattcttaaaaagtatcccaatgtaccaaaaattttaaaatttgttctagtccaacaaaaagtaccttgaggtactgaTACCTCACGGTAATAAATCGCTTCCCACTATTGGATCTTTAAGCAGGATAAGCatggttagatccaacgatcaaaaacgatttggtaccgtgaagtactggtatctcgagatactttttgttggactagagcaaattttaaaaattttagtgcaaaattttggtatctacATCAAGACACTAAACTTTTACccagaaaaatatgataccccaagatactttttcaagaataataaaaaaactcagatGAAAAACATTACACATTTCAAATGCAAAGTATAGTAAGCTAAACTTGTATAAGAAAAAGACAGGAGTAGCTAGTAATTTACCCAATCAAGGATTCCACCCTCCTGATACTCATCCTCATGAAGCTCCATCGTTTTCCGGCCTGTGATTAGCTCGATCAGCAAGAACCCAAAGCCATAAACATCAGTCTTCTCCGACGTTTGGCCGGTCATCAGATACTCCGGAGGAATGCGGCCAAGTGTCCCTCTCACTGCCGTCACAGCGTGAGACTCCCCATGATCCAAGAGCTTTGCCAGCCCAAAGTCTGCCACGACTGCTTCCAGACACTCGTCGAGGAGAACATTGGAGGCTTTTATGTCGCGATGGATTATTTTCGGGTCGCATTGTTCGTGCAGATAGACCAATCCTCGCGCGGTGCCAAGCgcgatcctcctcctccttgaccAGTCTAGGGTAGGATcaccacatatatattctgATCAAAGTGAGGAAAGATGGTTAGCCCAGTTGATCACTTTGCTCTAAAAAATGTGGAAATGCTTAGCTCAGAGAACATTGTTGTGTGGCAATGAATGAAGAGTTTACACACTGTTTTCACCAGTTAATGCCATATTGACCCAGTTTCATGTCAgcacaaatatatgtattggAAACCATAggaacaaagaaagaaacaaaaacaaacagaataactgaaaataaacatgaataACTAATAGATTGTTATCATTTGGAGGAGGACAACAATAATGACCATATAATATGATCATCTTAGATATGGCAGATAAGTTAAGGTACATTATCATGTTCCATCTTTGATTGTCTTTTTAGAGAATCCCATTTTTGACTGTTTTTGTTAAGATAATTCCATGTTTGATTGGTGGACCATCAATacagagatatcaaaattttattttcattttgacAAATCAAGGCAATCTCAAGCCcatgtaaaatttaactttcaTAGATGGAGAAGGTGAACTACTGTTTCATAATGAAAACTCACATATtgctcatgtttttttaaaaaaatgtattactGCCCTTTCTAACTGCTATGCTAATATTACACCCCTTAGGAAACATAGGATTCCTGACATGCCCCACATTTGTCAGTGTGCATCATGTATGAATAACAACAAAGATAATAATACTACATCCAAGCATGGGAATAACCTTGTAATTTAGAAGAAACAGTTCCATTTGAAATGAAAGGGTATATGAGGAGCCTCTCACTGTCTGTAACACAAAACCCaataagacgaagaagatTCCGATGAACAATCAGGCTTATCACCTCAACTTCTGTGTGGAACTGATTATCGCCACAAACAGAACCGCAATCCTTCATCCTCTTGACAGCGACAATTGTGCCGTCACGCAGGCGACCCTTGTACACTACTCCAAATCCTCCCTGCCCCAAAATGTTGTTTCTgtcgaagttgttggtggctTCTTGGATCTCCTTGATCGTGAACTGCTTCAGATGGCCTAGGCGTATTTGCAGTCCTGGATAAATATGATCAGACATTGTAATCAGTATTCAGGTATCAGAGTGCTGCTCTGCATAGTAACTAATCATAACAACTGTATCATCATGCTAATTGAagaaacaggaaaaaaatgcCTCAAGTGCAGGGAAAGATGGTACTTGGCTGGAGCCCAAATGCTGTATCATGCTTTCAAATTGTTGATGTTTTAATCCCAAGAAAATAATGGGGAAACaagatataaacatataagaaAGGCAATGATGCACTGCATGAATAGCAgcaacacaaaaaaatatgattagttATGGGAAATGTTAATGTAGCCTGACCCCTCTGCACCATTAGGATTTTCTTTCAGcattgaattgaattgaattgatTCTATATGTCtacttattttatatcattagcTAACCATGTACCAAATGGTAGCAAAGCTAGATCAATGGACAAAGTGAAAGAGATTTACAATCAATGGACAAAGGGACAGAAATctacacaaaaatattaacaGTAAACTTTTCAAAACAGTGCACATGATAGAGAATATCTAAAAGAAGCtgcagaaaatattataaatatacatttaatAAGTCAAACATCTATATGTTCTATTGCAATCAAGGTTCTCCAGCTCTTGATCCCTCTCCAACCTATACTTTTcatcacataaaaaaaagaatcaatgtCATGGCCAGTCCAATCCCACACTCGACTCTATTCATCCCAAAAACAATTGGCACCACATACGAGCTCCTCAACCTACCTATCTCATCTTCAACACCATAATTAGCTCCTCGCCCCCATGCCCCCCACCCTAGGGCAGTGGCGGAGATCAAACTGAAAAAAGGCATGATGACCAATACTGCATTACCGCAGCAACACAAAACGATGAACACCCCTCTAGTATGCCACGTGCCCTAGCATCCACCGCTGGACGCTCAACAGCAACAGCCTGTGCGACCTCACCATGTACCGCTAACTACTCCTTGGCTTCACGCTGCTAGCTGCCACGCGGGCTTCCAATCTTTGTTGCTTAGTCTCGGCTATGGCAACGGTAGGATTTGATACCTGATTTGGCTGCTTTATCCCACCAGCCATGGTCCACATCTTAGTGTCATAGTACACATATTGAAAAGGCCCATGGCCCATGAGCACACGTGCGTCGTCTCCTCACATGAGCACAAGGCGCACCTATGGAGTTGACCGACAGAATGCATGGACGAGGAATTGGTACCCATTACCAAATCAAGACCATGCTGTGAAGGGTTCTTTGTTCTGCCCTAGGGGCTATATGGGCCAAGCCAATGCTTGATGAGATGAGCGTGGGTTCCAACTTGCATTATAGCCCATATAGCCTAAGGCTTGGTTCCGTACTTACACATATCTCATGCTCTATCCCTTCCCTATcatttgctatttttttcGCTGAAGACCATCAATGGTCGGGTTTAACATAGTCAATACCTTCACGCGTAAAAGGCACCAATATCACATGTTATTGCACCCCATGCAGTCCCTAAGGATCCAAGTTGGGGTAACCACTAACCAGAACACCCTAAAGAGCCTTTGCTATGACATGAAAGATTATACAAGTCTAGTTAAGTCGGTCTATATTTGTAGCGTAATAACCATCATCATACAATTCTATTGAACCTACCTCTACTAGGCATGTTGATCAATGACCGGTCCCTTTACCTTACAGAATCATGGATAACCATTAACCACGGTTGTGTTGAATCATCATTGCAGAGGGGTCTACTATATTTTCCTCATTTAATCTATCCCATTAAGGTTTAGTAACAAAAGTTTCCAATtataaaaagaagagaataAAATACATCATCATGGACCATACTGTAATTGTTGttgataaaattagaaaagtatcgtaaaaatacacaaattgaaaaatatcatcatgTGTGAGAATGGTACACGTGATTGTATCTATTTGTCAATAACATATATGATGGTATTGTCCACCTCCATGATTTTTGCAATGGTATGGTGCATCTACGGGATGATGCTAAGGCATCACTTGAGCAAGTCTAGTGCTTATTTTAATCTCAGGAAGGTAGTTTGTGAGACGGCTTTTATTGTATATATCTTGGTGTTTTACATACACAGTCGTAGTTTTGATCCCAaatcagtattttttttccttgtagtTACTATCACTCTCTTACAAACATGCCTTACATATGGAAATATGTGACTCGAGCATCTTGATACttgataatatgaaatatatgtaGGTCAGCAAACTGATCaaggtcaaaaaaaaaaagagaaaaacctATGTAGCTACCCAGGCTTGCTAACACGCAACAAGAGGGCCCCCATTATGGCACTAGTGCCTTATGGTGCCTGTGGCCAACTGTTTAGAGGGTTTCATACCCAAGTCAAGAAACGCCACCAATATGTTAACCAAGGTATATAGttagaaaaatacaattaactaTGTTgatacaacatttttttggCCTGCTCTAAAGAACTTATTTACAGAAGTTAATGCACCAGACTTGTAACAAAACAGACATGTAGAACCTCAAGAGAACTACCACTCGAGTGGACTTAATGCGAACTTACCTCCAATATCACAACTCAAACCTCCACCGACAAAtagtaaaaacataaaaacatttttatgtttataaaagtaCCCAAAATGACCAgcaatctttaaaaaaaacaaacaatcaaggAGATCCCAAGGTTAAAATTAACCATGAGCCTCATCCAAAATGTATGACATGAATCTGTCACCCCCTTTGCAGGTGGATACTGTAAAAAAGCTCCCAAGCATATACAGCACTTGAGATGTCATTACCATCTAAATCTGCAAAGATCTGGTGCCTCGAACGCCACTGCCAAACAACGGCGATGATTCCAGCAATGAGGAATGCTATTAGAAGAGCAGCTGCTATGTAAAGTGAAACAAGCCGAGCTGTTCCTGACAAGCCATTTTTGTTGTGAGCTGGGAAGTGAAGAAGAAATGACTGTAATTAGCACAAAAAGAGGAGAGCATGAATGCCTAAGCATCTTGTTTAATtcatatggatttttttaaagaatgtTCATATGTAAGTAAATTTCCCAGAATTTGATCGCTGAACAATTTGTCTTACTGCTTGGGTGTTCTGTGATAACAACTGGCTCTTCTTTTGCAGAAGGGATATCAACCGGCTCTTGTACCACATAAGAGCAGCTTTGTCCCTCACGGCTCAAGTTATGTAGCAGAGGATTTCCAGCAAAGCTGATCAAGTATGGAGAGTGAACAGAAACAGAGAAAACAAGAAGGCAAATTAGAACCAGTAGTCCTTAAGAGGTACTCTCTATGTTTCAttttataagactttctgagtttgcttagattcattcatatatcaatgtatatattttgtatatatgtctagatttattatcacGCATATGAATAGGCAagaccagaaagtcttataatatagaacggagaGAATAATGTTTAGACATGATGCACCGTTGAGTTAGACCAAAGGACGAAACTGAAGTTTAAATCATCACTTACTATACATTCTTCACGATAAAATTGGGCACGGGGCCACTCAGGTTGTTATAGGAGAGATCCCTGAAATAGTTCAGAACAAAGCTCAATATCACAGTAAAAAAAGATTACAAGAACAAGATTGTTAGGAGAACAGTACAGGAGATAAACGCTCTGAGAAGTGGCTAGTGAATCAGGTATAGATCCAGATAAGTTGTTGTGGCTCAATCTCCTGGAGGAATTAATTAGAATAGCAGAAGAAAAATCAGATGATCCAATTCATGTTCAGAGTTGCCCAACACAATAACAATGCCTTGAAatttcaataatatttttttgaacctGATGAAATTTCAATTATCATAAAGACTAATCTTACACAAAGAAGATGTCCCTAGGGTGACCAAGTGTGCCTGGAATAGTGCCTGTAAACTGATTGAATGCCAGGTCCAGCCTCTGGAGCAGCTTCAACCTGCCTAGGGTTTCAGGAATAGGGC
Encoded proteins:
- the LOC102705348 gene encoding protein NSP-INTERACTING KINASE 3-like; the encoded protein is MWLECPLLQWKLLLMQILVKIAVNCEAVNYKISALVAIKAALHDKSNVLGDWKASSGGAGGPCHWSLVFCSDDGHVNGLEMVHQNLSGALSPAIGKLRRLQFLLLQHNDISGPIPETLGRLKLLQRLDLAFNQFTGTIPGTLGHPRDIFFVRLSHNNLSGSIPDSLATSQSVYLLDLSYNNLSGPVPNFIVKNVYFAGNPLLHNLSREGQSCSYVVQEPVDIPSAKEEPVVITEHPSTHNKNGLSGTARLVSLYIAAALLIAFLIAGIIAVVWQWRSRHQIFADLDGLQIRLGHLKQFTIKEIQEATNNFDRNNILGQGGFGVVYKGRLRDGTIVAVKRMKDCGSVCGDNQFHTEVEVISLIVHRNLLRLIGFCVTDSERLLIYPFISNGTVSSKLQEYICGDPTLDWSRRRRIALGTARGLVYLHEQCDPKIIHRDIKASNVLLDECLEAVVADFGLAKLLDHGESHAVTAVRGTLGRIPPEYLMTGQTSEKTDVYGFGFLLIELITGRKTMELHEDEYQEGGILDWAKELLEENKLSSFVDSRLRDSYAIAELEEMVQIALLCTVYSPDHRPSMSEIVRMLEESDGSAAEKWEALKNVNRSKPSTPEFMLSPPVNFGPDEYDSIQLEAVELSGPR